Within Peromyscus leucopus breed LL Stock chromosome 7, UCI_PerLeu_2.1, whole genome shotgun sequence, the genomic segment TGGCTTAACACACAATGTAACtaagaatggccttgaatttccaatcctcctgcttctgcctcccagtagGTGAGTTTTTATTGGTGCTGGAGATCACCCAAGATTGtgtgcatataaacacacattctaccaactgagcctccCCGCAGTTCCCCATTCTCATATTCCTCTGTACTTCTCACCCTTGTGGGTGTCTCTAACCGACAGATGTCATGAGGCTCAGGATGCCTGTGAATGCCAACATCCAACACAACACGACGTAGCAAACTTAAAACACTAGGAGATTGGGCACAGGtggaggaaacttttttttttttttttttttttttttttttttggtaactcaGTTGTGCGGTTCCTGAGTGTGAACTTTGTCAATGACACGGTTGTCTTGCAGTGTCAAAAGGCGGAACACATTAATAGAGTCTCCAGAAGTCCTGTAACACCCCAAACTTCCCTCTCTTCCCAAACTCTTTCATTAGAATTCCCTTATTAACTAACCCTGTGTCCACCCAAACTCCTCCCttatctcttcttccctccctccctcccttcctccctccctcgcccttttcttccttccctccttccttctttccttctttcccttcttcccttttaaaGACAGTtgcctatgtagcccaggctggcctcaactcacagagatcagcctggctctgcctcagaagtgctgggattaaaagtgtgcgccaccattgcatGTCTGGAGAACATTTTCTAATCCCTTGGCATGCACTAAATACgaccagcttttcttttccttttttttttttaatcctgttcTGCtctacctccacttcccagatCCCCTTAGATCTAGGATGTGAAGGAAGAACTCCCCACCTCAGACTCTCTCAAATTCATCgtttgcctccaccttccaactTCATCTGAGACTCCTCCACCTTTGCTCTTACCTTGCTGTTTCTCACTAAGATgaccactcccagccttctgggaagAGCTCCGGGGGAGCGCTTGACCTGCATGACCTGCATGACCTGCATGTGCAGTCCTAGGTTCCACCCAGCACCGCCACAGACAGAGTAAGGacaatcacaacaacaacaataacaacagttCTCCAGGACTCTTCTGATTCTATGCTGACCTCTCTTGTGGACTGCTCTGGACCTCTCTGTGTCCTCCCAGGATGCTTTCCCTCCCTGTTCTGGAAGCAGCCTCTTAGCATACCTTGTCTACAGGCAAAACTTAGTGGTTTCCTTGATCCTCGGAAGGTGAGAAAACCACTTATCTTGAAATCCAaggagtcaggtggtggtggcacaggcctttagttccagcacttgggaagcagggggaggtgaatctctgagttccaggctagttttgtctacagagtgaatttcagaccacccaaagctacatagcaagaccctgtctcaaaacaaaacaaaattaaattaaacccaAGGAGGTATCTTCCACTATCCCAGCATCTGTCAAATCAGGCCTTGACCAGTTGTCCCTAACCTGTTTTATCTTCCCCTGCCCACTCTAGCATAATGAATTCCAATGATGCAAATGTGAGGAAAATTTTACCCAAGAGCCATTTATCTCGGGTAATTATTCGGGACAACCTCAATGCACAGCGCATCTACGAGATGGAGGTAGGGTACCCACCAGCTTCTGTGCTGGAGCCTGTTAGTGGTCTGACCATTCCACACTCATATCTCCTTCCTGCCTAAGAAAGCTGCCTATGGAGCCCAGGGTGGAAGTGGGACTCTCAGCTCCTAGAGCTAATGGGAGGCCATGAGAGTATTTTAATGCACGCCCCATCTTTATGGACGAGACAGATGACAGTAGGGTTCCGTGTCTTGCCCAAGGTGTCACACCTGCTCATcatgagctggagagagagagagagagagagagagagagagagagagagagagagagagagacctcacctcttggctcatggcttgtttcCTCAAAACACAGCATGTCTCATACAGAACCTCAGGCTTTATAACTTGAATTGGCATcaacactgcctggctagttTTTTTCTCTTGCAAAGTTATCCCATTTCCAGAAGTAAGACTAGCAGCAGTAACAACAAAGCCACAGCACGACAAAGACCGAGTAGGCCCCATGCGCATCCCTTGGGTTATCCCACTTTCCATGCTGTGGTCTCCGGGAAATAGGCTGGACTCAGGGATAGGTCAGTTCTGTATGATCTTGAGTGAGTCacactttcttcatttttaaagcagcatttgaaattcttttagtTACAGGTTCTATAAAGTAAATTTGAGCTAGTTTCAGCAGAATGGGGAACTTGAGTTTACATAAGCAAGGATGGATGGACAGGACGACACATATGCTTCCCAGCTTCCCTGGCAGCTCTTGCTGTCTGCCTTTTGGAGTCTGTATTTTTTAGGGGTGTATCCCTTTCTACCTGACTTAAAAATACTTGCATATGTATCTCACATCCTGATTACGCTGTAGTTTGGGGGAACACCTGCGTTGGGCATGTATCTCATATCCTGATTGTGTTGTAGTTAGGGGATCCCCTGCATTTGACATGTGTCTCACATCCCAATTGTGCTGAAGTTAGGGGGACCCCCTTGCACTGCCTCCTCACATCCCATCCTGCAGCAGTTCATTGTAACGCACAACTGAataaggggcggggggggggggggccgcggcgGACACACAACTTGTCCTCCCAGCCTTACAGTCTTGTTGAGACAGAACAGGAGTTAGGGAGTGGATGAAATTTGAATTCCCTGTAATATAAGAACTGTCACAGGAGAGCAGACATATATTAGATAGACATATATGGATATAGGTTACAGATAATATGTAGACAGCACAGTAATTAGTAAGGACGGGGGATAGGATttatggaaggagaaagaaacaagatGGGTCTCTGGTTCCTGCAAGCTCTATTTCTTTATTCCCTTACAATTTTCCCTTATTTATTCTGTGGGAATTGGACCTAGGGCTTCGCACACGCTAGGCCAGTTCTCTATTGAACTGCATTCCTAGCCTTACAAATACCCATTTCCTTAGCTTAGTCTTCAGATTATTCCGGTTGAAATCAGGCTCTGCAGCTGCAGACCATCAGAGGGCGCCATAGTACTTTATCCAGCGCAATGCCCACTTGGAAAAATAGGGAAACCGAGGTCCTGTGTGGTTACTTCTAGTTATCAAGTGACTTGTTTATCCTAAATCCATCTCTGTTTTTTGTAAGATGAAAGCTTCTGACAAGACCAAGAGAAGAATGAGCCACTTGTACGACCACCTGAAAAAAAAGTTCATGACGGACCAGTTGAGAAAGATGCTGCGCTGGAGGCGGGACTCTCTGAGCACCCAGCAGTACTTGGATAGGCAACGGGCCTACAGAGCCTCGACTTAGACGGTCGGCCAGTCACCCGAAGCATTGGCAGAATGATTTGCCCCAGGAGCCCGAAACCACCCTGGTGAGAGCCGAGGAGTCCCGGAACATGCTGGTCTCCACCAGGGTGGAACAATAAAGGGAAAGCCGCGGATAGGATAAGAGCACAACATGTCCTCAGTTCTCATCTGCCTtgctcctccatcccctctgttcCGGTGAAAGGTCGGTCTAGCCCCCCATGCTTGGTGGAAGGGGGAGCGTCAAGCAGGTCTCCCTGGTTTGTGCAAACATGGAAACTTCTGTgcccacatttctctttctttctcttttcctacttctctctttccctccaccatccccactttctccatctctccttcatgtcaacccttccttcctccctccctccctccctccctcctccccctccctccctcccgcccttctgtcctcctttccttcctttcttccttcctccctccttccctccctccttccctccctccctcccacccttctgccctcctttttcccttccttccttccttccttccttccttccttccttccttccttccttccttccctccttcactccctccctccctcccacccttctgccctcctttttcccttccttcctttcttcctccctccctcctccctcctttccttccttcctttggtctGGAGACAACTTAGGACTTTGCATGTTCTCAGCACACGCTCTCCCCAGATCCAGCGTAGCACATCTGCCAGCTGTGCTGGGGGCTGTTGACATCTTAGATGGAAAGGACTGAGTAATGCCACTGTGTGACATTCCAGTGGTAAGGAGGTCAGGGCGAGGCACCAAACAGTGCCACCTACCAGCTTGTATGACCTTGGGAACCTCCCTGGGCCCCTGTTTCCTGATCTGAAAGAGTCAGGCAATAGGAAGACAACCAGCTTCCAGGAGCTTATCCTTCCAACTGCTGTCATAATGGCAGTGCTCATCGGCTCCCAGCCCTCCTGGGGCTTTTGCAAAGCACTCTCCGCCCTCCTGCCTCCTGTCCACCCCTCCCCAGAGCCTGCTTCAGTCACATGCTTGCTTTTCTCACCGACTTTAGGCTCTAGTGGCTTCATTCTGCCTGTACTATAGCAGCTCGGGTCTTGGTCCTTAGCCCGGATTAGATTGTATACCTTGAGGGCAGGAAGTCAGAGCCCACTCAGTCTTGATATGGGTCTCTTTTGGATGCTTCTCCAACCAGCCCTGAGGATAGGCCACTCCTGAACCCAGTCCCCACACCTGTATCTGTGCCAAGCGTTTGACTGGCTTTGACTTGCTTACACACTTTTCTTCCTGATCAGGCTGTGACATTGACCTCTCTAATCACAATATCTAGGAAATTTTGTCctagagaatttcatacagtgtctCTTGATCCTATCCATCCGCACTGCTTTCGTGTctcttttttaaggaaaaactccccAATCGGATGTCCTTGTCTTCTGACTTTGGTCCCCTTCCATGATGTCCCCCCAAGCCTTGAGGATGGGGtactattataattttattacttgGGGTCAGATACGTCATGGCCAGTTGatgtctgcattttgaccagttgtgactttttattttgtgttttgcctacatttatgtctgtgtaccatgtgcatgcctggtgcctgcagaggccagaggcagcgCTGGATCCTCTGAGGGTTGGGATTTCA encodes:
- the C7H5orf52 gene encoding uncharacterized protein C5orf52 homolog, which produces MSFDSAAARDSFSATHPRKPSVKWDLGSNFESVAKETTSPGTDFRRERMESQPEISPRIHPQIYFLRPRPQVPKLLFSIMNSNDANVRKILPKSHLSRVIIRDNLNAQRIYEMEMKASDKTKRRMSHLYDHLKKKFMTDQLRKMLRWRRDSLSTQQYLDRQRAYRAST